The Theileria annulata chromosome 2, complete sequence, *** SEQUENCING IN PROGRESS *** genomic sequence aatatttgaaattattcCGGTTAATTTTTATGATTCCATTCTTCCATACTTATTTTTAATAGATTCTACGATAATTATATTGCATTCAATATGAAATTCCGTTTATTCCAATTGAATTtatgattttatattcttttatttttcttcatttttgtattttattgtTACATTAGGTTTTCTTCGTATAACCTGACGAAGGTGAATTCACACATATATCACTTTTTTCAAAAACacttattttattatttcccTCTATGTgtatttcattttattcctcattaaatgatttttaatataacttttttttattttcttattatttGCCAGTCCGAATGACAGACGATGACTTCTATCTAAAAGTAAGACATTCCcatgatttaaaatacataatattattttcaggCATTAACACTCGCGTATGATTCCGAATTACCACCAGAATGTGCCTTAAAAATAGCAGAAATGCTCAACAACCTGTATTATAGCCAAGAAGATGTGTGTACAGATGAAACTTTGGGAGTTTTGTACTCATTTAATGATGAAATCTCAGaagattttaatgattCTTTGAACCCAAACTTCGATgtgttaataaataatatagatactaattataatttcaacCCTTATGTAAGTATATACGACAATTCAAGACTACTTCAAGAAGAGGGGTCTGAATCAAAGGTTAAAAGAAGATTATACATGGATAACTTCTTTGAAGGTGATTCCTACGTTTCAAATATTCCACTCACTAATGTGACAAGAAGGTATTTGATAAACacaattaatgaaaatattttcgAGAGGTCAAAAATCGCAAATACTAAATCAGAGCCTCCTAAAAAGTCTGAACCGGGACCTATTTTGAAAAAACCTGAACCAAAGGATAAAATTGTACCTGATGAGCCCAAGTTACAGAAGTCTGCGGATGATTATAGGAATTTGAACAATTATCATCCGAAAGTACAAACTAATAGTTCCACAAgtgaaaaaaattattcgAACATCGTGAACAATGCACCTTACGTCAAGCCTAAGTcaattaacaaatttaatgCCAATAATAAGGTTGAAAAGAACGTCGGCTTCAAGTCAGGCCTTGAGTATCTTAATTCCCAAATTAAGGAAGGTAACGCAAAACCTATGGAAGAAATCGATCTAACGAAATCTAATGTTTCAGATTACAAAAATCTTGCAAGAAATCAGTTGAATGACCAATACGCGAAACAAAATTCTTATCCCGGCTACAATTTGGGTAATTATAACAATTATAAGCCACGCCAAGGCATGAACAACAAAGTTGATGGACCTCATTTGGATCCAAAATATCTGCCGCTTGTTACGGGAGATGTGACACCCGAAATGATTAGCATGGCCTTGGATATGAAAGTGTTGGAATGCCAAAAAATAACAAAGGACGATATCGTAGGACTAGACGACGTTAAAAAGGTGGTCATTgataaaatagttaatcCAATTTTAATGCCGAACCTTCATATTGGTTTATTTAAGGCACCTAAAGGCATTTTATTATTCGGTCCTCCTGGAACTGGAAAGACCACCATCGCAAAATGGATTGCAAATGTATCCAACGCTACATTTTTTGAGATATCACCCAGTTCCATAACTAGCAAATTTTACGGGGAATCTGAATCCATAATAAAGACGCTTTTCAAGGTTGCTTTGGTTGATTCCCCCTCCTTGATATTCATAGACGAGGTTGACGCTGTCTTGGGGAAGAGAAAATCAACAGACGACGATTCTAGCGTTAGAATGAAAAACCAACTTCTTCAGATGATGGATGGCATAAACTCTGGCAGTTTATCTGTGGACAAGGAATCAGGTGAGGAAAGGGTTGTCATAGTTATAGGAGCAACTAACAGGCCTCATATGATGGACTCCGCTGCTCTTAGAAGATTTACAAAGAGAATATTGATCCCTCCCCCCGACCATGAGACCAGAAAAAAGTTTATTATAGACATAATCAACAAGCGTTCTAGCAAGAAATGTCTTCTCAGTGAAGAGGATTTAGAAAAGATCTCTGTTTCAACTGATGGTTGGACTGGTTGTGACCTTTTAACTCTATGTTACAAAGCTGCTGAATATTGTTACGACGACACGATTGACCTGTTTGGTGGAATCGAAAACATAAAAAGTTTCAACGACTTTAGGGGCGTTGAGATGAAGGACATTGAGCGCGCTTTGGAGTGCACTCGGCCCTCGACTGATGAAGGTATGGAATTTTTCTTGGATTGGAGTTCTAAGCACGGCTCTGTTTAATTATGTTTCTTTCTTAATCGTTTGCTATTTATAAATCTGCTTGCAATAATgacataaattaatttaatagattatatatgcacatattttaaaatattgaatCAAAGTGGATTTTTTTTAGCACCTCTGGATTCCATGAACTCATCGGCtgatttttcaaatatttcCTTTAAAATTGCTTTCTTCTCACTCACTTCAATATCACTTTGGGCGAAATCATCTTCAAGAACTTCCACCACTTCTTCTTGCTCGTTTCCCATCTTTTCGTTATCCACGTAAACTTCATCAAAGTTTTGGGATGAGACTGGTCCGGAATCATCCATAAAACTTTTCGTTCCCCCTGATTCACCTAGTAACCAATAATCTTGATTCGACTCTGTATTTTGTTCAACTTGGTCATCTTCTTCGGATTCTCCATTCTGCTGATCTTGTTCGGAGTCATTTTCATCCGAACTATTTTCATCTAGAGGAACATCAGGTTCGTTTTCAAGACTATCTTGAGATTgttcatcttcatcttcaacTGATGCAGATTCCTCCTCTGAAGTTTCAGTTTCCTCATCTTCTGATTCTTCTTCTTCGACATCATTATCTTCGTATTCATGTTCCTCGTCATCTTCGACTTCAAAGTCTGATTCACTTTCTTCCTCTTCCTCACtttcatcttcttcctcctcctcatcttcatcatcttcatcttcgTATTCCTCGTCCTCAGAATCATAATATTCTCCATCTAAAGTATGATCTCCAAGATCGCTATCTAACTTATTACTCTGATTTCCCCTATGCATGCTCATTACGCTATCGTCAGCTCCAGAGTAAGCAGGTGGACTCTTAGTTTTCGTTTCTAACTGAGAATTGGTTGTGATGTTTGATATGTAGGTATTGAGGTTCTGAAATGTTTCTTCTATGCTTGAAGATTTAGAATAACTTAGATTGTGAATGAAAGTTTCTGGATGAGTGTCGTTAAAAAGGGAAACTAGATTATTTGAAGCTCTGGCTAGGACCTTTGATACTAGTTCGGAGtctgaaaatttattatttagtgaTTTTTTAAGAGCACTTAGATCTTGGTTCAGGTCATTCAAGTTATATTCCCTTTTTAAAAGTTTGCTCCTTATGATATATTCCTTCCTATCTACATAACTTGCAAGCTGCTCCATCATTAATGTcctatttttattttctaattttctAATCAGGTCGTCGAGCGTTTCAGAGAGCTCattcaatttcatttgaTACTCTTCGCGTGTTCCGAAGGCGTTTGATTCGAAATAATTCAAGCTTGTGAATTTTGATGATAGGGTCAAGTTTAGGAGTGCTTTGCCATCCATTGGTAGCTTTGGTGCCAC encodes the following:
- a CDS encoding 26S protease subunit, putative (chr2.C.cand.17 - PF00004 ATPase family associated with various cellular activities (AAA)), coding for MTDDDFYLKALTLAYDSELPPECALKIAEMLNNLYYSQEDVCTDETLGVLYSFNDEISEDFNDSLNPNFDVLINNIDTNYNFNPYVSIYDNSRLLQEEGSESKVKRRLYMDNFFEGDSYVSNIPLTNVTRRYLINTINENIFERSKIANTKSEPPKKSEPGPILKKPEPKDKIVPDEPKLQKSADDYRNLNNYHPKVQTNSSTSEKNYSNIVNNAPYVKPKSINKFNANNKVEKNVGFKSGLEYLNSQIKEGNAKPMEEIDLTKSNVSDYKNLARNQLNDQYAKQNSYPGYNLGNYNNYKPRQGMNNKVDGPHLDPKYLPLVTGDVTPEMISMALDMKVLECQKITKDDIVGLDDVKKVVIDKIVNPILMPNLHIGLFKAPKGILLFGPPGTGKTTIAKWIANVSNATFFEISPSSITSKFYGESESIIKTLFKVALVDSPSLIFIDEVDAVLGKRKSTDDDSSVRMKNQLLQMMDGINSGSLSVDKESGEERVVIVIGATNRPHMMDSAALRRFTKRILIPPPDHETRKKFIIDIINKRSSKKCLLSEEDLEKISVSTDGWTGCDLLTLCYKAAEYCYDDTIDLFGGIENIKSFNDFRGVEMKDIERALECTRPSTDEGMEFFLDWSSKHGSV